In Gibberella moniliformis mitochondrion, complete genome, a genomic segment contains:
- the rps3 gene encoding small ribosomal protein 3 produces MKSSNVDESFSFSLRDSRRESLRERSYPSKMKIYNNNLKRSGAPKTILLKKKIGDIGITKYLPSFSKEWKNTIYSYNKNTLKNIPVNDLNINKIIKGYFNLYFKDHKYTGSKFILLKRRRNLLRRIHVSNAEIKHTNNKAIITLYTLNREKNVLKKKYLKINKKISKKLIAKRYFLLYKKNIKKIYKILGEYKDQYIFISDIIRKTKFIKYKLEYLNKFIKLKDLYLKKVWGVILNQYARKYLKYLRKYDLLYSLNQYKFNRLVFLPILSNILNKIIGKKIEYNIINLKSVAYHTDLFTNALALKLRKRRINYINSMFSILNRAYLPNINSIKERSRIKGDKKMDLFQGKFKDLKIISNMNASNIPALQELEAPSLSKLLDGAYPSDINIGGTGELAPSGKIAAQAKALGENRASYLFTQANENIHNTIYNSIGYKNMGGIRLEVKGRLTKRYRADRSVYSLKWKGGLKNVDSSFRGLSSVLFRGNSKSNVTYSIAKSKRRIGAFAVKGWIGGK; encoded by the coding sequence ATGAAAAGTAGTAACGTAGACGAGAGCTTTAGCTTTAGCTTGCGCGATTCCCGGAGGGAGAGCTTGCGCGAACGAAGTTATCCCTCTAAGATGAAAATTTATAACAATAACTTAAAACGGAGCGGAGCGCCTAAAACAATACTTTTAAAGAAAAAAATAGGTGATATAGGAATAACCAAATATTTACCTTCATTTTCTAAAGAATGAAAGAATACTATATATTCTTATAATAAAAATACATTAAAGAATATACCAGTTAATGATTTAAATATAAACAAAATAATAAAAGGTTATTTTAATTTATATTTTAAAGATCATAAATATACAGGATCTAAATTTATATTATTAAAAAGAAGACGTAATTTATTAAGAAGAATACATGTAAGTAATGCGGAAATTAAACATACTAATAATAAAGCAATAATTACGCTATATACTTTAAATAGAGAAAAAAATGTATTAAAAAAAAAATATTTAAAAATAAATAAAAAAATAAGTAAAAAATTAATAGCCAAACGTTATTTTTTATTATATAAAAAAAATATAAAAAAAATTTATAAAATCTTAGGTGAATATAAAGATCAATATATATTTATTAGTGATATAATAAGAAAAACGAAATTTATAAAGTATAAACTAGAATATTTAAATAAATTTATAAAATTAAAAGATCTTTATTTAAAAAAAGTTTGAGGTGTTATTCTTAACCAATATGCCAGAAAATATCTAAAATACTTAAGAAAATATGATTTATTATATTCTCTTAACCAATATAAATTCAACAGATTGGTGTTTTTACCTATATTAAGTAATATATTAAATAAAATTATAGGAAAAAAAATAGAATATAATATAATTAATTTAAAATCTGTTGCATATCATACAGATCTTTTTACTAATGCATTAGCATTAAAATTAAGAAAAAGAAGAATAAATTATATAAATTCTATGTTTAGTATTTTAAATAGAGCATATTTACCTAATATTAACTCGATTAAAGAAAGATCTAGAATAAAAGGTGATAAAAAAATGGATCTATTTCAAGGTAAATTTAAAGATTTAAAAATAATTTCTAATATGAATGCTTCGAATATTCCTGCTTTGCAGGAATTAGAAGCGCCCTCTTTATCTAAACTGTTAGATGGTGCATATCCTTCAGATATAAATATAGGTGGTACAGGTGAGCTGGCGCCTTCGGGGAAAATCGCTGCGCAAGCTAAAGCTCTCGGAGAAAATCGCGCAAGCTATTTGTTCACGCAAGCGAACGAAAATATTCATAATACCATTTATAATTCTATTGGATATAAAAATATGGGAGGTATAAGATTAGAAGTTAAAGGTAGATTAACTAAACGTTATAGAGCGGATAGATCTGTCTATTCATTAAAATGAAAAGGAGGATTAAAAAATGTAGATTCTTCTTTTAGAGGTTTAAGTTCAGTTTTATTTAGAGGTAATTCTAAATCAAATGTAACTTATTCAATAGCTAAATCAAAACGTCGTATTGGAGCCTTTGCAGTAAAAGGTTGAATAGGCGGAAAATAA
- the orf2572 gene encoding hypothetical protein produces MIIFNNFIELIRYVLLHNVFLHNMQLQLILKKYSCIAANLWKNYLRGLVSPFFNARLYQFLSIVFIGVFVQPIQIDWSLCIDPLRDFLLNLESSLYQVKFTKGSNLDIPPVSYSYSYSYSYRSLPGLRICIFIYIFINLIIIFPLVFIIQNYIFIILSLLSAILIKALALNFYNKHFKYYYDYMFASTGLSSPSDKWKKLVYLVRQIVNNIYKIIKHLLKIWIISVILIFTFRSMIATMLLNLENKSLSIILTLVLPLPMILYLLNFFIKYLKKEPVKDEDYYLYNDYVVERVNLYRITYITFINYLIRNFYSTISIVIMTIVFIVLFIALLIICKICVHNWQTYKGAGSRQSTISSISRCKVINKNEPLALKSAFQTTAGYISAFIAITPFFQEGCNKGFMDYYMNTGKSKYYEWKKISYPNPRVIKKGSTVNIMENIQDKNKNDRENMLYIQDESTKKNLIANYKPQIEKSPILNMTWKLKYNEGIQRSIEKFTIKPVNYFTNPEYYGSVNLVLKGRFLIVLLIRRDSPGCVFMPTYCLPADKNDSKSFTQIRDTVNLLEHKYGIVMPRIGWEKANNRSNGLVIYTQGESIENKSLFKVWRPTLNYTEPELKTVENYYYWEEPRLRRKEFITKDFIKLKEKINATVKAQQNYLDRLLRDDLKLSKKTQKSFIERLAHIEYIVDQYYQELVKFYIIKGLKANPENFSVNYEDISKSGDKRGLGYENLKMLARRETEKSIIREKSLNPEKKEREQTTGELLELVKAKFDRFNSNNEYMDNTLYYFKTRRDYPIHSVLFELNKRHLTLFSIYQNGVIEGYKEKSQTLGKLSSSLKLPLVESRSQLIKIMANHSREFEDYNNFYGVSINRLTFEFFELRSTKSIYFGISERDGTSQQLLDENTDCEVYSIIDIKNNSLQLPVVFNGNESYKLTIPKYDYNLLDNTDEHTIRRFMDFIYHENSDGYLTYDSNEVNSIATGKWDSSEVNSIARGKKDSSEVNNAAKGKRVHFTKEDIDHKKGKIPGKYYRKVRFTKEDIDFKKGKKPGKYNDEKYLAIEERVGKAKEIREGEKNIPKSILKKSRDHYPKGRVRAIPAPQELINNPAPQEPINSPAQHTGEKNIPKSILKKPRDHFPEHILNKCMDHPKHILDKFKSLLNKSTDHYPKSLLKKSADHYPKRKPRMMLPTEKPIPPLPKKRKAIALLPPEEPINSPNPPKRRRVIALLPPEEPNNTSSHPKGWVSAMPKGWVSAIPAPQEPINNPELAIKPSIAIKPSIDTSVWLVPDDEDIYGYSGDEDNTKNNNGGAVKVSAAQNNSGAAVEVSAVQEVDYAPPLVQSMQDSSGYMPYSEEAESLPNNDNNMDLHSTGEALAAGQVNESEVSLISADDISRNYISRDGAPSPQFFIPEPSEDNISSMSYSPKYTEANQEQAGQILEPNLLNREEEALPAPEIDANLAREVLMNASLGNQTVVETIDPSELIPILPISPMPVEAEDSPLSSIGDEELWKLEQEVYNREEVAPSMEEEASGKEEESTPSGKEYATGNEDSSLSSIGNEELWKLEQEVYNREELVAIKEEEASVKTLDPFIPPAVVEVRDPEVIIISSDDSSSEDSSSEYTSSPAPVEVGDPAPVEVGNPAPVEAGDPEAIIISSDDSSSEAPSPEAYDDNLRYVAEAIQRERGYKYLTVAIDRMLAVMTPIGGGIEPRLVGVENNRCYCVEMTIDTNYRVFPRDIPEVPDLHVNHHEITIYLPPGVDSVNLSDAAQGYPDDIENLPEEDPENPVYYFNFFELVYLEKYIHPNNLEGSNNLERSNNIEPSSFSFSEPIEDKEVVNSPNISLNNYNNERSPFNSVEIESRISSSASQAREVNMFEGSNSGEAVHSSYSDKRGSFGPPGRTDNFSSSESEVSLISADDISRDYISRDGAPSPQFFIPESSPPSIPIDSYNPRDSQEVGDTLGPNLLNREEEALPAPEIDANLAREVLMNASLGNQTVVETIDPSELIPILPISPMPVEAEDSPLSSIGDEELWKLEQEVYNRDEVAPSMEEASGEVVTPKTTLYSESSYSERIPSPDGMEIDRDNPSIPSPNIERGEDKSMDIDDNSSHPENPEGNTQYDTRMEDLDEVNQEGLVDTYPILDFDPCDVSTDFFGYSYDGDMIIRSTQEIFNMQARYEDRVNNSQVSSPLGGDTEGRRLSIINPSYQRGENVDDHSRTEVARTALSDRQANQEQTGQILEPNLLNREEEALSAPEIDANLAREVLMNASLGNQTVVETIDPSELIPILPISPMPVEAEDSPLSSIGDEELWKLEQEVYNRDEVALSIEEESEDSPLSSIGDREMSELEREFNRNPSSEVEAAVETRDPSLLLPSQLIPNQAINSKPEGYLELLQSSLLLPSQLIPNQAINSEPMGYLELLQSSIGEREFNPNPSSEVEAVSGGDIDASGDEIAPGEEYGSPREGAPYGVVTIRVEAVTQDVDASGDEIAPGEEYGSPREGAPYGVVTIHRVEAVTEDVDASGDEIASGEEYGSPEEGAPWGTFTIRASGDIDTSGVVDPPEEDAPECRRTRRGMRLRSGRLI; encoded by the coding sequence ATGATTATATTTAACAATTTTATAGAATTAATTCGATATGTGCTTTTACACAATGTGTTTTTACACAATATGCAGCTGCAGCTTATTTTAAAAAAATATAGTTGTATAGCTGCAAACTTATGAAAAAATTATCTTAGAGGATTAGTTTCGCCCTTTTTTAATGCGAGATTATATCAATTTTTAAGTATAGTTTTTATTGGTGTGTTTGTGCAACCCATCCAAATAGATTGGAGTTTATGTATAGATCCCTTAAGGGATTTTTTACTAAATCTAGAGTCGTCCTTATATCAAGTTAAATTTACTAAAGGGTCAAATCTTGATATACCTCCTGTTAGCTATAGCTATAGCTATAGCTATAGCTATAGATCTTTACCCGGACTTAGGATTTGTATATTTATATATATATTTATAAACCTAATAATAATATTTCCCTTAGTTTTTATAATACAAAATTATATTTTTATAATTTTAAGTTTATTAAGTGCAATATTAATTAAAGCTTTAGCTTTAAACTTTTATAATAAACATTTTAAGTACTATTATGACTATATGTTTGCCTCTACAGGGCTATCATCGCCTTCGGACAAATGGAAAAAATTAGTGTACTTGGTTAGACAAATAGTTAATAATATATACAAAATTATAAAACATTTATTAAAAATATGAATAATTTCTGTTATATTAATTTTTACTTTTAGATCTATGATAGCTACTATGTTATTAAATTTAGAGAATAAAAGTTTATCAATAATATTAACACTTGTTCTTCCTTTACCTATGATTTTATATTTGCTAAATTTTTTTATTAAATACTTAAAGAAAGAACCTGTAAAGGATGAAGATTATTATTTGTATAATGATTATGTAGTAGAAAGAGTAAATTTGTATAGAATAACTTATATTACATTTATAAACTACTTAATTAGAAACTTTTATAGTACAATAAGTATAGTAATAATGACAATAGTGTTTATTGTTCTATTTATAGCATTATTAATAATTTGTAAAATATGCGTACATAATTGGCAAACATATAAGGGAGCAGGTAGTAGACAAAGTACAATCTCCAGTATTAGCAGGTGCAAAGTAATAAATAAGAATGAACCATTAGCACTAAAATCTGCATTTCAAACAACGGCTGGCTATATATCAGCTTTTATAGCAATAACTCCTTTTTTTCAGGAAGGATGTAATAAGGGGTTTATGGACTATTATATGAATACAGGTAAGAGTAAATATTATGAATGAAAAAAAATATCTTATCCTAACCCTCGTGTAATAAAGAAAGGTTCAACTGTGAATATAATGGAGAATATCCAGGATAAGAATAAAAATGACAGGGAAAATATGTTATACATCCAAGATGAATCTACAAAGAAAAATCTGATAGCGAATTATAAACCTCAAATAGAAAAATCCCCTATTCTTAATATGACTTGGAAACTTAAATATAATGAAGGTATCCAAAGATCAATAGAGAAATTCACAATAAAACCGGTAAATTATTTCACTAATCCTGAATATTATGGGTCGGTTAATCTTGTTTTAAAAGGGAGATTTTTAATAGTTCTTCTAATTAGACGTGACTCGCCAGGTTGTGTCTTTATGCCTACTTATTGTTTACCTGCAGATAAAAACGATTCTAAAAGTTTTACTCAAATTAGAGATACAGTTAATTTATTAGAGCATAAATATGGAATAGTTATGCCAAGAATAGGCTGGGAGAAGGCAAATAATAGAAGCAATGGTTTAGTAATTTATACTCAAGGGGAATCTATTGAGAATAAAAGTTTATTTAAAGTATGAAGGCCTACATTAAATTATACTGAACCGGAATTAAAAACAGTTGAAAATTATTATTATTGAGAAGAACCTAGATTAAGACGTAAAGAATTTATTACGAAGGACTTTATTAAACTTAAAGAAAAGATCAATGCAACAGTAAAAGCTCAGCAAAATTATTTGGATAGATTACTTAGAGATGACCTAAAATTATCAAAAAAAACGCAAAAGTCTTTTATAGAAAGGTTGGCTCATATTGAATATATAGTAGACCAGTATTACCAAGAATTGGTGAAATTTTACATAATTAAAGGTTTAAAAGCTAACCCTGAGAATTTTAGTGTGAATTATGAGGATATTAGTAAAAGTGGTGATAAACGGGGACTTGGCTATGAAAATTTAAAGATGCTAGCACGCCGTGAGACAGAAAAGAGTATTATTAGAGAGAAATCTTTAAATCCTGAGAAGAAGGAGCGAGAGCAAACTACCGGAGAATTATTAGAATTAGTGAAAGCTAAATTTGATAGATTTAATAGTAACAATGAATATATGGATAATACATTATATTATTTTAAAACTCGTCGTGATTATCCTATACATTCTGTATTATTCGAGCTTAATAAAAGGCATTTAACTTTATTTAGTATATATCAGAATGGAGTTATAGAAGGGTACAAAGAAAAATCCCAAACGCTAGGTAAATTATCTTCTAGCTTAAAATTACCATTAGTTGAATCTAGAAGCCAGTTGATAAAAATTATGGCTAATCATTCTAGAGAATTTGAAGATTATAATAATTTTTATGGTGTTTCTATTAATAGACTTACATTTGAATTTTTTGAACTTAGATCAACTAAGAGTATATATTTCGGAATCTCTGAGAGAGATGGAACTTCTCAGCAATTGCTAGACGAAAATACGGATTGTGAAGTTTATAGCATTATAGACATAAAAAATAATAGTCTACAATTACCTGTTGTTTTTAATGGAAATGAGTCTTATAAACTTACTATACCTAAATATGATTATAATTTGTTAGACAATACAGATGAGCATACTATTCGTAGATTTATGGATTTTATCTATCATGAAAATTCGGATGGATATTTAACTTATGATTCAAATGAGGTTAATAGTATAGCTACGGGAAAATGGGATTCAAGTGAGGTTAATAGTATAGCAAGGGGAAAAAAGGATTCAAGTGAGGTTAATAATGCAGCAAAGGGAAAAAGGGTACATTTTACTAAAGAAGATATAGACCATAAAAAAGGTAAAATACCTGGGAAGTATTATAGAAAGGTACGTTTTACTAAAGAAGACATAGACTTTAAAAAAGGTAAAAAACCCGGTAAGTATAATGACGAGAAGTATCTGGCGATAGAGGAAAGAGTAGGAAAAGCAAAAGAAATTAGAGAGGGTGAAAAAAATATACCTAAATCTATTCTTAAGAAGTCTAGGGATCATTATCCTAAAGGAAGAGTAAGAGCCATCCCGGCTCCTCAAGAGCTAATTAATAATCCTGCCCCTCAAGAGCCAATTAATAGTCCTGCCCAGCATACGGGTGAAAAAAATATACCTAAATCTATTCTTAAGAAGCCTAGAGATCATTTTCCTGAACATATTCTTAATAAGTGTATGGATCATCCTAAACATATTCTTGATAAGTTTAAATCTCTTCTTAATAAGTCTACAGATCATTATCCTAAATCTCTTCTTAAGAAGTCTGCGGATCATTATCCTAAACGAAAACCAAGAATGATGCTGCCCACTGAAAAGCCAATCCCTCCCCTACCTAAAAAACGAAAAGCAATAGCCTTGTTGCCTCCTGAAGAGCCAATTAATAGCCCTAACCCTCCTAAGCGGCGTAGAGTAATAGCCTTGCTGCCTCCTGAAGAGCCAAATAATACCTCTAGCCACCCTAAAGGATGAGTAAGTGCCATGCCTAAAGGATGAGTAAGTGCCATCCCGGCCCCTCAAGAGCCAATTAATAATCCTGAACTAGCTATAAAACCATCTATAGCTATAAAACCATCTATAGATACTTCAGTATGGTTAGTACCAGATGATGAGGATATATATGGTTATAGCGGAGATGAAGATAATACTAAAAATAATAATGGAGGAGCTGTTAAGGTTTCAGCTGCTCAAAATAATAGTGGAGCAGCTGTTGAGGTTTCAGCTGTACAAGAAGTAGACTACGCCCCTCCTTTAGTACAATCTATGCAAGACAGCTCTGGTTATATGCCTTATTCAGAGGAGGCTGAAAGTCTCCCTAATAACGATAACAATATGGATTTACATAGTACAGGAGAGGCTTTGGCAGCTGGCCAAGTGAATGAGTCAGAGGTTTCTTTAATATCTGCAGATGATATTTCTAGGAATTATATATCTAGAGATGGGGCTCCTTCACCTCAATTTTTTATACCTGAACCCTCGGAAGATAATATCTCTAGTATGAGCTATAGTCCTAAATATACGGAAGCTAACCAGGAGCAGGCTGGTCAGATTTTAGAGCCAAATCTTCTTAACCGCGAGGAGGAGGCTTTGCCTGCCCCGGAAATAGATGCAAATTTGGCTAGAGAAGTTTTAATGAATGCGAGTTTAGGTAACCAAACAGTAGTAGAAACTATAGATCCTAGCGAACTTATTCCTATTCTGCCTATCAGTCCGATGCCAGTAGAAGCTGAAGATAGTCCACTCTCCAGCATAGGAGATGAAGAACTGTGAAAATTAGAGCAAGAAGTATATAACCGAGAAGAGGTGGCCCCTTCAATGGAGGAGGAGGCTTCAGGGAAGGAAGAGGAAAGCACTCCCTCAGGAAAAGAATACGCAACTGGGAATGAAGATAGTTCATTATCCAGTATAGGAAATGAAGAACTGTGAAAATTAGAGCAAGAAGTATATAACCGAGAAGAGCTGGTGGCTATAAAGGAGGAAGAGGCTTCCGTGAAAACTCTTGATCCCTTTATTCCCCCGGCCGTGGTAGAAGTGAGAGACCCTGAGGTTATTATTATATCATCAGATGATAGTTCTAGTGAGGATAGTTCTAGTGAGTATACTTCTTCTCCTGCACCAGTAGAAGTGGGGGATCCTGCACCAGTAGAAGTGGGGAATCCTGCACCAGTAGAAGCGGGGGATCCTGAGGCTATTATTATATCATCAGATGATAGTTCTAGTGAGGCTCCTTCTCCGGAGGCGTATGACGATAATTTACGATATGTAGCGGAAGCTATTCAGCGTGAAAGGGGATATAAGTACTTGACTGTAGCTATTGATAGAATGTTAGCAGTTATGACCCCGATAGGGGGTGGAATAGAGCCGCGTTTGGTAGGTGTAGAAAATAATAGGTGTTATTGTGTCGAGATGACTATTGATACTAATTACCGAGTTTTCCCCAGAGATATTCCAGAAGTGCCGGATTTGCACGTTAATCATCATGAGATTACTATTTACCTACCTCCGGGTGTGGATAGTGTGAATCTATCCGATGCTGCCCAGGGGTATCCAGATGATATAGAGAATTTGCCAGAAGAGGACCCAGAAAATCCTGTGTATTATTTTAATTTCTTTGAATTGGTGTATTTAGAAAAATATATTCACCCGAATAATCTAGAAGGGTCAAATAACCTAGAACGGTCAAACAATATAGAACCGTCCTCTTTCTCATTTTCAGAACCAATAGAAGATAAAGAGGTAGTAAATAGCCCGAATATTTCTCTCAATAATTATAATAATGAGAGATCCCCCTTTAATTCGGTAGAGATAGAAAGCCGAATCTCTTCTTCAGCCTCCCAAGCTAGAGAAGTTAATATGTTTGAAGGTTCAAATAGCGGCGAAGCCGTACACTCTTCATATTCAGATAAAAGAGGGAGCTTTGGCCCACCAGGTAGAACTGATAATTTTTCATCCAGTGAGTCAGAGGTTTCTTTAATATCTGCAGATGATATTTCTAGGGATTATATATCTAGAGATGGGGCTCCTTCACCTCAATTTTTTATACCTGAATCTTCTCCCCCAAGTATTCCTATTGACAGCTATAATCCTAGGGATAGCCAAGAGGTTGGGGATACATTAGGGCCAAATCTGCTTAACCGTGAGGAGGAGGCTTTACCTGCCCCGGAAATAGATGCAAATTTGGCTAGAGAAGTTTTAATGAATGCGAGTTTAGGTAACCAAACAGTAGTAGAAACTATAGATCCTAGCGAACTTATTCCTATTCTGCCTATCAGTCCGATGCCAGTAGAAGCTGAAGATAGTCCACTCTCCAGCATAGGAGATGAAGAACTGTGAAAATTAGAGCAAGAAGTATATAACAGGGATGAGGTGGCCCCTTCAATGGAGGAGGCTTCAGGAGAAGTGGTTACCCCTAAGACTACATTATATTCAGAAAGTAGTTATAGTGAAAGGATTCCTTCCCCAGATGGTATGGAGATAGATAGAGATAATCCTAGTATTCCTTCTCCTAATATAGAACGAGGAGAAGATAAAAGTATGGATATAGACGATAACAGTTCGCATCCAGAAAACCCTGAAGGTAATACGCAATATGATACTCGTATGGAGGATCTTGACGAAGTTAATCAAGAAGGACTGGTAGATACCTATCCAATTTTAGATTTTGATCCTTGTGATGTTAGTACTGATTTTTTTGGTTATAGTTATGACGGGGATATGATAATACGTTCTACTCAGGAAATCTTTAACATGCAGGCTAGGTATGAAGACAGAGTAAATAATAGTCAGGTTTCTTCACCACTTGGTGGAGATACTGAGGGGCGAAGACTTTCTATTATTAATCCTTCTTATCAGAGAGGGGAGAATGTAGATGATCATAGTAGAACTGAGGTTGCTAGAACTGCATTATCAGATAGACAAGCTAACCAGGAGCAGACTGGTCAGATTTTAGAGCCAAATCTTCTTAACCGTGAGGAGGAGGCTTTATCTGCCCCGGAAATAGATGCAAATTTGGCTAGAGAAGTTTTAATGAATGCGAGTTTAGGTAACCAAACAGTAGTAGAAACTATAGATCCTAGCGAACTTATTCCTATTCTGCCTATCAGTCCGATGCCAGTAGAAGCTGAAGATAGTCCACTCTCCAGCATAGGAGATGAAGAACTGTGAAAATTAGAGCAAGAAGTATATAACCGGGATGAGGTGGCCCTTTCAATAGAGGAAGAGTCTGAAGATAGTCCATTGTCTAGTATAGGAGACCGAGAAATGTCTGAACTAGAACGAGAATTTAATCGAAATCCATCAAGTGAGGTGGAAGCAGCAGTAGAAACTAGAGATCCTAGCCTACTTCTTCCTAGCCAACTTATTCCTAACCAAGCTATCAATTCAAAGCCAGAGGGCTATCTTGAACTTCTACAGTCTAGCCTACTTCTCCCTAGCCAACTTATTCCTAACCAAGCTATCAATTCGGAGCCAATGGGCTATCTTGAACTTCTCCAGTCTAGTATAGGAGAACGAGAATTTAATCCAAATCCATCGAGTGAGGTGGAAGCTGTATCTGGGGGAGACATAGACGCATCTGGAGACGAAATAGCTCCAGGAGAGGAATACGGTTCACCACGAGAAGGGGCTCCATATGGAGTAGTCACAATTAGAGTAGAGGCTGTTACTCAAGACGTAGATGCATCTGGGGATGAAATAGCTCCAGGAGAGGAGTACGGTTCACCACGAGAAGGAGCTCCATATGGAGTAGTCACTATCCATAGAGTAGAGGCTGTTACTGAGGACGTAGATGCATCTGGAGATGAAATAGCCTCAGGAGAGGAATACGGTTCACCAGAGGAAGGGGCTCCTTGGGGGACATTTACTATACGGGCTTCAGGTGATATAGACACTTCTGGGGTGGTAGACCCTCCAGAGGAGGACGCCCCGGAATGTAGACGCACCCGAAGAGGTATGCGATTAAGATCTGGAAGGTTGATATAG
- the nad2 gene encoding NADH:ubiquinone oxidoreductase subunit 2 → MIILSIVLVLLSNAVNIRRDLSILFNRISILILIYCILHDMSSLAVITKGVGLHGGLLLMSNITQIFHIFIFLVSILILQLTSFYPRKVWVSEYSSLKDLLLYKFIYYNTKIINKMGEHFKIIEYPLIILFVITGAVLLMSTNDLVSIFLAIELQSYGLYILSTIYRNSELSTTGGLIYFLLGGLSSCFILLGTSLLYANSGTTNLDGLYIITSISDLSTNLWYTPYYINLSLVIFTIGFLFKVSAAPFHFWSPDVYDAIPTIVTTFVAIIAKISIFILLLQLVYYTNSSFSEMSWTFILLISSLFSLIIGTVVGLTQFRIKRLFAYSTISHVGFILLALGISSVESTQAFIFYLTQYSISNLNAFVILIAIGFSLYCYISENKEHEELMDKNNSPIQLVTQLKGYFYINPFLAISLAITIFSFVGVPPLIGFFGKQMVLSAALDKGLIFLSLIAILTSVIGGVYYLGIIKEMFFSLPEYKINPLLENLVLKGNVLDNNQKIINKLNFNYKNIAISSPISFVISIITLVILLFLFMNKEWLSMGTILVQILFNN, encoded by the exons ATGATCATATTATCAATAGTACTAGTTTTACTTTCAAACGCCGTCAATATAAGACGAGATTTATCGATACTATTTAATAGAATATCGATATTAATATTAATTTATTGTATTTTACATGATATGTCTTCTTTAGCTGTTATAACTAAAGGAGTAGGTTTACACGGTGGTTTATTACTTATGTCAAATATCACACAAATATTCCATATTTTTATATTTTTAGTTAGTATATTAATATTACAATTAACTAGTTTTTATCCTAGAAAAGTATGAGTATCAGAATATTCTTCTTTAAAAGATTTATTGTTATATAAATTTATTTATTATAATACAAAAATAATAAATAAAATGGGAGAACATTTTAAAATTATTGAATATCCTTTAATTATATTATTTGTAATTACAGGTGCAGTATTATTAATGTCTACTAATGATTTAGTATCTATTTTCCTGGCAATAGAATTACAAAGTTATGGTCTTTATATATTAAGTACTATATATAGAAATTCTGAATTATCTACTACAGGTGGTTTAATATACTTTTTATTAGGAGGATTAAGCTCATGTTTTATCTTATTAGGAACTAGTTTATTATATGCTAATTCAGGTACTACTAACTTAGATGGTTTATACATCATAACTAGTATAAGTGATCTTTCTACGAATTTATGATATACACCTTATTATATTAATCTTTCTTTAGTAATTTTTACAATAGGATTCTTATTTAAAGTAAGTGCAGCACCATTCCATTTTTGATCGCCTGACGTTTATGACGCTATACCTACAATAGTGACAACATTCGTAGCTATAATAGCCAAAATTTCTATATTTATATTATTATTACAATTAGTATATTATACTAACAGTAGTTTTTCAGAAATGAGTTGAACATTTATTTTATTAATAAGTTCACTATTCTCATTAATAATAGGAACTGTAGTAGGTTTAACTCAATTTAGAATAAAAAGATTATTTGCTTATAGTACTATATCTCACGTAGGGTTTATACTTTTAGCATTAGGTATATCTAGTGTAGAATCTACTCAAGCATTTATATTCTATTTAACACAATATTCTATAAGTAATTTAAATGCATTTGTTATATTAATAGCTATAGGGTTCTCTTTATATTGTTATATAAGTGAAAACAAAGAACATGAAGAATTAATGGACAAAAATAATTCACCTATCCAATTAGTAACTCAATTGAAAGGTTATTTTTATATAAATCCTTTCTTAGCTATAAGTTTGGCTATTACTATATTTTCATTTGTAGGAGTTCCACCTTTAATAGGATTCTTTGGAAAACAAATGGTGTTAAGTGCAGCCTTAGATAAAGGTCTTATTTTCTTATCTTTAATAGCGATATTAACTAGTGTTATAGGAGGAGTTTATTATTTAGGTATAATAAAAGAAATGTTCTTTAGTCTACCTGAATATAAAATAAATCCATTATTGGAAAATCTAGTATTAAAAGGTAATGTTTTAGATAATAATCAAAAAATAATTAATAAATTAAACTTTAACTATAAAAATATAGCTATATCAAGTCCTATTTCTTTTGTAATTTCTATAATTACACTTGTTATTCTATTATTTTTATTTATGAACAAAGAATGGCTAAGCATGGGT ACCATATTGGTACAAATTTTATTTAACAATTAA